A segment of the Deltaproteobacteria bacterium genome:
GAAGACATAGCCAAGCCAATACGGCGTGCGCACATTCCAATGATAGAACAACTCAGCTAAACCGCTGATCAGTACAGCACCTGCAGCCGCGGCTGGGCTAACGCCAACACCGAGATAGAGAATCGCACTCGACAAGATACTATTGGCGAACAACTCGAACGGGTGCTTATAGAAGCTGGTAATGATCTCGATGCGTTGTGGGCTGTGATGCACTTGATGAAACCACTGCCACAGCAACGGCACTTCATGCCGCCAACGATGCCACCAGCAATAGACAAACGTAATGGCGACGTAGCCGGCAACACTGCCTCCCACTAGGCCAAGCGCGTCAGCAGACCACGGACGGTGACGCATCATCCATTGATCCCAGGCCACACCAGCAACCAGTACCATCAACCCCTGGATGCCATTCAGCAACAATGCGCGTAACCACCAATGAGCAACCTGCGGCCATGAACGCCCTGGTCGTGCCATCTCTACTCCCATCATCACTACTGCTGTCCCAAGAACGATAAGTGGAATCATCATACTTCGCTCCTCTGTCCAGACAAAAGGCAAGTGTCATGCCAGGGACAGTCAGGAAAGGCACGGCGAGAAAATCAAGGAAATAATTTCAAACCGGGCAACAGGGAGAATTCCACCACTTCCTTGCTGTACATTCACGGTACAGCATTGTGCACAGAGCGTCCAAGCTGTCTTTTGGAGAAGGGTTCTATATAAAGACTTCCGCAAGGTGCTGTTCCGCGAGCCAGCGATGTCGCTACGCCTTTGCCTCTATTTGCTGCAGCCAACTTGCCACATCGGCATCGCTGGGCATACGCCAATCGCCACGTGGCGAGAGGCTGACCGACCCAACTTTTGGTCCGTCGGGTAGACACGAACGTTTGAATTGATTGGCAAAGAACCGCTGTAAAAAAACGCTCAGCCAATGGCGAATCTCTGTTGCCGTGTACGCACGATCGAACTGCGCCTGGTTGGCAAGATAGAGAATCTTGGCTGGCGCTGTACCATAGCGCAGAAAGTGAAACAGAAAAAAATCGTGCAGTTCGTAGGGACCGATCACTTCTTCAGTTGCTTGTACGATCTCTCCTGTTTGTGAGGTCGGTAAGAGTTCAGGTGAAATAGGGGTATCGACAATCGCCTGTAACGTCTCGCGCGTAGCTCCAGTAAATTCATGCTCTGCTGCCCACGCAACCAGGAAACGGACTAGCGTTTTCGGAATACTCACATTGGGATTGTACATACTCATGTGATCGCCGTTGTACGTTACCCAACCAAGAGCAAGTTCAGACAGATCGCCAGTGCCAATCACAAAAGCGGTGTTCATCAACAGGCTCGTCCGCATGCGCGCCTGCACATTCTCAAATGTGAGATCCTGCCGCTTCTCTGCTGGCAGGCGACGAATACGGTCAGAAAACTCTTCTACCGAGAGACCTGGCAGCTCGATACCAAATGGATGATGTCCTAACGCCCGCAACTCCTCCAAGCACAGTTGACGAATATCAATGGCGCGAGAAGAAATCCCCAGCAGGTCCATGAGTGCCGACGCATTCTGCCTTGTCCTCTGAGTTGTACCAAACCCAGGCATGGTCAAACCCTGGATGCGCGTACGCTCCATGCCGATCGCATCGGCAGTACGGCAAGTCACAAGCAGTGCGAGGGTAGAATCCAAGCCACCGGACACTCCAATAGCTACTGTTGGTGTATTGAGATGTTGGAGCCGTTTGCCCAATCCCGCTACTTGAATGTGAAAGATCTCCTCACAGCGTTCGCGTAAATCTTGCGCACCACGTGGGACAAATGGATGCGCCTCGACTGTTCGTACTGAACGAGTTGGAGCTGGACGGGATTGCCAAGGGAAACGAATTCGCCGCATTGGCTCCGCAGCACGTTGAGAGGCTGCAGTGTCGCCAAAACTGCCCATCTGCACCCGCTCCTCCTGCAGATGTTCAAGGTCAATATCTGTCACCAGGAGAGAGGAGTCGCGACGAAATCGTTGCGACTCGGCCAGCAGCACACCGTTCTCAGCAATCAAGCAATGTCCACTAAAAACGACGTCGGTGGTAGATTCGTTGACATTGCACGAGCTGTAAACATAAGCAGCAATACACCGCGCCGACTGACTGGTCACCAGTTGGCGGCGGTACGCAGCTTTGCCAATGATCTCGCTACTTGCCGACAGGTTCACCAGCACCGGCGCCCCTTCTAACGCCTGACGAGTGCTTGGAGGTTGTGGAATCCACAAATCTTCGCAAATTTCCGCACCAAATGTGAAGATGCCCCAGCTCTCGGCAGAAAATAACAAATCATGGCCAAACGGACTGGTTTGATCAAAAAGCTCGATCTCTTGCCGTGGTGCGGCCAGCGCCGGCGCAAACCAGCGTCGTTCATAAAACTCTTTATAATTGGGCAGGAACGATTTCGGCACCACACCAAGAATCCGTCCACCTGACAGCACAGCCGCAGTATTGAACAGCTGTCCCTGCACCACTAGTGGCAAACCAACAACAACGACGCCGGAAAACTGACCATTTGTCGCATCCCGCACCTGACTCAGCGCTCTCAACGCCGCCTGTTGCAGAGCTTGCTGTTGGAAGAGATCTCCGCAGGTGTAGCCGGTCAGACATAGTTCAGGAAAGACCAACAACGCCACCCCTTCACGCTCGGCCTGGACCATGAGGTCGATGATGTGTTGGGCATTCGTCGCGCAATCAGCCACTCGCAGCTGGGGTGATGCCGCAGCAACCCGAAGCAATCCAAATGTCTCTTGTTGTTCCATTCGGTCACTCCCTCCTTGAGGAATCACCTTCTTATGTGCCAGAAAAGCGCAGCTGAGTAGAGACGGGGGTAAGGAGATGAGCTGGGTTGCCGGTGTCGATGGTTGTCGAGGGGGATGGATTGTCGTTTTGGTCGAATACAAAAATAGAGCAATGCGTAAGCACTCCCTCAAACTTTGCCCAACCTTTGCCGACATTCTCGCCCTTGACCCTCAACCCGCAGTGATTGCCATCGATATGCCGATTGGCTTACTCGACACGCCACAACCTGGGGGGCGAGAGTGCGACCGCCAAGCTCGCAAGCTGCTTGGCAGGAAAGCGAGCAGTATCTTCACGCCGCCAACGCGCCCCATGCTCAAAGCAACACATTACGAGCAGGTCCGCACGCGAGGACTCAGCATTCAGTCATTCAACATCTTGCCGAAGATTCGTGAGGTCGATCGTCTTATGACGCCGGAGCTACAGACTCGTATCCATGAAGCCGCTCCAGAGTTGGCGTTCATGATGCTTGCTGGTGCGCCGATGCGATATAACAAGAAGACACAGGAAGGGCGGGAGGAGCGACGACAAGCACTGCGTCGTTGGCTGCTCCCCGATAGAACCACCGGCAAGTACGATAATGTCATTCTGAGCAAAGCGAAGAACCTCTTCTCTCACCAGTTCGAAGAGAGATTCTTCACTCCGCTTCGCTCCGTTCAGAATGACAGGCACTCTGTTCGCAAAACACTCCAGTCCAGACGCCCCTTCCCCCGCTCCCTCGTCGCCCAGGATGACCTCCTCGATGCCTACGCCCTGGCTTGGACCGCTATGCGCATCAACCGCGGCGAGGCAAAGCAACTTCCGACACCGCCTCCGGTAGACGCAAAGGGCCTGAAAATGGAGATCTGGAGGTGAGCCATCCTCACCAGTGGCTCTCGTTCTCATCGTGTTGATGCATCGTAGCTCTTGCTGCGAGCGTAATCTCTAGGATAGCGTAGGCCGAGTGAGGGTGAAGAACACCACAGCAACACAAAAGGAGGAATGCCCATGCAACAGCGCGTGCTTGGCAAAACAGGTTTGCAGGTATCTGTGCTCACTCTTGGTGGCGGAGGCATCGGCATGGTCTGGGGTCCCACAACCGACGACGAGTGTGTTGAGACTGTCAAAGCTGCGGTCGCGAGTGGAGTGAACCTGCTCGATCTGGCACCAGTGTACGGCAAAGGCAAATCAGAAGAGATCGCCGGTCAGGCCTGGCGCGACCTGCCCACCAAACCGCTGGTCGCTACCAAGGTGTTCGTCATGCCAGATGAGCGTAAAGATCTTGCCGGTGCAGTCCAGCGCTCTCTCGAAGGAAGCCTGAAGCGCTTAGGACTGACTCAAGTCGACCTCTTTCAGCTTCATAATCAGATTGAACCCCAAGAACCAACCGCGCCACGGAGACTCACACTGCGTGAAGTCGTCGGCCCCGGTGGCGTGTTAGAAGCAATGCAGAAACTCAAAGACGCCAAAGTCGTGAAAGCCCTGGGCTTCACCGGTATTGCTCGTCATGATGTCGTGCGCGAGTTGTTTACGGATGGTCGCTTGGCAACCGTTCAACTCGTAACCAATATCTTGTGCACAGAAGGTGAGATGGGCGCACGCGGGGATGCACCGTATCGCGATCATCTGGAAATGGTTCGCCTTGCGCAGGCGGCAAACTTCGGTGTGTTTGGCATTCGTCCGTATGCTGCAGGCTCACTCACGGCAGCGATCGATCGCACCTTACCGCCTGAACATCCCGTTGTTCGTGATTTTGCCTTAGCACAACAACACCTAGGCTTTCTGACGAGCGAAACGGCTGCACCGTTGTCCGTCGCAGCGATGCGTTACGCGCTCAGTCTTCCAGGAGTAAGCACCGTAGTCACCGGAGCAAAGAATCGCACAGAGCTGGCTGAGGCAGTCGCCGCGGTTACAGCTGGTCCACTGCCTGCAGCGATGATGGAACGCATTGCCACTTTACAGCGCACGGTGCTATTGGGGAATAAAACGTAAATATGTAAAACGTAACCACCTCCCCCATCCTTTTACGTTTTACGCGTTACGTTTTACGCGTTATGTTTTCTGCATCTTGGACAGACGCGATGATCACCAAACTCGTTATTGATCACATTCAGTCACCGACGTTCGACGGCGTCTCTTTCGGCAACATTGGGCAGTATGAGAAACTCATTGGACAGGCGTATGGCGAACTCGATCCTGAGAATCCTCTCAATGTAGTGATTGCCGACATAACACTAGCCCCACGCAACGCCCGTGGCCTCGTCGAGTACGTCGTGGATGTCTGTATTTTGAAACCAGTGGATACCTCACGAGGCAATCAGGTCTTGCTCTGTGATGTCACCAATCGCGGCAACAAGATGACCTATCTGCCGCTCAATTTTCCTGATCGTGCACCACCAGAGCACCTGCCTATCAATAATCCAACCAGCGCAGAAGACGCCGGCGACGGGTTCTTGATGCGCCAAGGATACACGATCGTATGGACCGGGTGGGATGCCACCGCGCCCGCAGGCAATGATCGTATGACCATTACCGTGCCGATCGCGACTGAAAACGGCAAAGCGATCGTTGGCCCCTCACTCGAAGAGATCATGGCCGAGAACGCTCGGCATATTCCACCTGGCACCACGGAAGTGCTCACCTGGCCGCTCACCTATCCCGCGGCAACATTGGATCAATCGCAGGCATCATTGACAGTGTTTCAGTATCGCGGCGACGCGCCGACTACTATTCCCGCTACGCAATGGCGATACCTCGACGCATCGACGATTGGTCTACTACCAGCAGAAAAGACGCCTTTTGAGCGTGGCAAAATCTATCAGTTTGTGTATCCAGCGACTAACCCAAAAATCACTGGTATCGGTTTTGCTGCGGTGAGAGATGTGGTGTCGTTCCTACGTCATGCCAGTGCGGATCAACAAGGAACCGCAAATCCGCTGGTGAATACACTCCAATGGTCGATCGCGACAGGATTATCGCAGTCAGGACGCTTCCATCGCCCATTCTTGTATCTCGGCTTCAATCAAGACGAAGAGCAGCGTCGCGTGTTCGACGGCATGATGCCCTACATCAATGGCTCTGGCGGCGGCTTCTTCAACTATCGCTTTGGTCAACCCAACCAGACCGCTTTTCAGCGCTGGAGTCACGTCTATCCTGAGCAGTTCTTTCCCTTCGCGTACACCACCCTTACTGATCCACTCACAGGAAAAACTGGCAGTGTCCTCACACGTAGCGAAGCGTCAGGCACAAGCCCCAAGATTCTCGAAGTTAACGACTCCAATAGTTATTGGTTCAAAAGCGCGTCGCTGGCGATTACCACACCCGATGGTAAAGGCGATTTGCCTGATCCGTCGAACGTACGCTTCTATTTGCTCTCCAGTATTGCGCATGGGGTCGCGTCCGGTCGTGGCCTTTGCCAGCAGTTGCAAAACCCCACCAGTCCAGGCCCTGCGCTGCGGGCGTTGTTAACTGCGCTGACGGAATGGGTTGTCTCCGGCACGGAACCACCATCGAGTCGCGTGCCACGCCTACGCGATGGCACTCTCGTCCCATCGCTACCGCAGTCATCAGTTGGCTTCCCAGAGATTCCTGGAGTCACCTACACAGGCGTCGTCAGTGTACGCGAGCTGTACGATTATGGACCCGAGTTCAACCGCGGCATTATCAGCCACTGGCCACCAGTTCCCACTGGTCGTGCCTATCCAACACTCGTCCCCAAAGTCAATGCAGATGGCATCGACCTTACAGGCATCCAACTCCCAGACATTGCCGTTCCGATCGGAACCTACACAGGTTGGAACTTGCTGAGAACTGCGCCCAAAGACGAGTGCTCTGCCATGGGCTCATTCATTCCGTTTGCTGTCACTAAAGAGCAGCGACTCACGGCAGGAGATCCACGCCTATCGCTAGAAGAACGGTATGGCACCCACAGCCGCTATGTCGCAGCTGTCGAAGCAGCAGCGACCCGGCTGGTTGCTGAGCGTTTATTACTGCTGGAGGATGCGGCAGCGTACGTCGACGCAGCGAAGAAGCGGGCATTAGGCCTGCCACTGTGAACAAGGATGCGGATTTGGGTTTGGATTCTTCCTTAAGACTTCTTCCACCTCAACATCCGTCCCCCTCGTTCCCCCGTATGCCGCCCGTGGTCAGCAGTAATCTTGCCGTTGACGATCACATAGTTGATGCCTAGTGGATACCGTCGTGGCTCTTGGTAGGTACCAACGTCGGCGACTGTGTGAGGGTCGAAAACAACAAGATCAGCATACGCTCCTTCGCGAATCACTCCACGGTCGGTGAGGTGGAACCTCTGCGCTGAGAGACCGGTCATGCGATGCACGGCTTCTTCAAGTGAGAACAATCGTTCATCACGGGCGTAGGTTCCGAGCACTTTGGCAAAGGTGCCATACAGGCGTGGATGTGGTTTGCCTTCGACTGAAGGAATGCCGTCTGAGCCGATCATGGTTGTTGGATGCGCAAGGACACGTCGCACGTCTGGCTCTTCCATGCCAAAGATCACCGCAACAACTCCCTCCCCTTCTTCCACGAGAATATCTTTCACAGCTTGTTCGAGGGGTTTTTCAAGTAAGCGACAAATTTCATCGAGGGTTTTGCCTTCGTATTCATGGCGGTTTGGGGTTGACGCGATCAGCACGTCCTTTGGAGAGACCAATTCTAACGATCCACCACTCGCCAGCGCTGCCAGGGTCGTGCTACCAGCAATGTAGGGATAGGCGTCTGAAGTCACGTCCTGACCACGTTGTCGCGCTTGATCAACCAGAGCGAGACTTTCTATGACTTTGCCCCAGTTCTGGCGACCCATGGCTTTGTGATGGGAAATCTGCACAGGCACACCAGCTTCGGCTCCGATACGTAGGGTTTCATTGATCGAGTCGAGCAAATGCCCTGCTTCGTTGCGCATGTGAGTTGCATAGAGGCCGCCATATTCAGCAACCACTTTCGCCAAGGCAATAACTTCTTCGGTTTGCGTATGCGGTAAGTAATAGAGTCCGGTGGAAAGCCCGACTGCACCTGCTTCCATCCCCTCACGAACCAGCGCTTGCATAGCGTTCAGCTCTTGCGCTGATGGTGGTCGTTTGTCACTGCCCAATACGCCGTAACGTATGGCAGCATGAGGAATCTGGGCGACGACATTGACCGACGGAGGCTGCGCTTCGAGCAACGTAAAGAACTCATTGGTTGTTTCCCAGGAAAATTTTCCTAACGGTCCGAACAACACTGCACCGAAGCCTTGCAGGAATTCTTTGTATGCCACACTCGCGGGCGCCGCACCAAACCCGCAGTTACCGATGACTTCAGTCGTCACGCCCTGCATGATCTTGAAGTCACACAACGGTCGATCGAGCAGCGCGAAGTCGTCATGGGAGTGGACATCAATGAAACCGGGAGAAACAACACGACTTGTGGCATCAAGCGTTTGCTTAGCCGTTCCGTTAACGGTGCCAACTGCCACGATACAATCGTCCTGAATGGCAACATCAGCCGCAAAACCAGGACGGCCAGTACCATCAATCACTGTTCCGTTGCGAATGATGAGGTCGTAGGACATGACTCGCTCCTATCGTCACGGTAGATCGTGCAAGCATACGTTCGGATTTCTTCCCCCATCCTGAGGAAAAGCATAGTAAATGTAGATTGCGGAATGCGGACTGTGGATTAAGAGGACAAAGATCGATGTTCCTTCTCCTGGAATCCGCAATCCGCAATCGCCAATCCGCAATTTCTTACACGGGTTTAAACTTCGGCACAGAAATCTCTTCCGTCCAGTCGTCAAACGTCACTTGCACTGGCATGCCGATCTTCACCTGTTCGGGTAGACAGCCGACAATGTTGGTCATCATCTGCGGACCTTCATCAAGCGTCACCAACGCCACAACGTACGGCACATCGCCAGCGAAGGCTTGCGTGACTGGACGATAGACGATCGTGAACGAGAGCACTTTGGCTCGCCCTGAGGCTTTTATCCACTCAACTTTCTCGCTCATACACGAAGTACAGTACAGACGTGGATAAAACTGATGGTGACCACAATCCGCACACTTCTGGATGTGTAACTCATGCTTTTTACAGCCATCCCAATAGGGTTTGGTTTCTTTGGTCGGGACCGGAACCGGTTTCACTCCTGGTGCAGCCATTAGTTTCTCTCCTTTCCGAGGATCATCGAGCAATGGGTGGACATGATCCCACCTTGTGCATGCACGAAAACGACTTCAGCCTCTTTGACCTGCCGTGGACCACACTCGCCGCGTAGTTGTCGTACCGCTTCGGTGACCGAGAATAACGAGCCTGGATGGCCGGGGTGACAATGCGACATCAGGCCACCATGGGTATTAATGGGCAACTCGCCACCAAGTTCGATGCGTCCGCCTTCGACAAACCGTCCACCCTCGCCTTTTGGACAGAACCCTAGATCTTCAAGCTCAATAATCACGACTGGTGTGAAACAATCGTAGAGCTCAGCAACATCCATGTCCTTCGGTCCGAGGCCAGCCATTTTATAGGCGCGTTCACCAGCTTCTTTCGCGGCAGACGTCGTCAAGCTCTGGGCCTGGCTCACGTGTTCATGCGAATGGCCTTCACCAACGCCGAGCATGTAGACTGGTTTTTTCTTGAAGTCCTTCGCTCGTTCGGCAGATGTCATGATCACCGCCGCTCCACCGTCAGACACCAGTGAGCAATCCAAGAGGTGTAAGGGGTGAGCAATCATTTTAGAGTTGATCACATCATCGATGGTAATCGGTTGGCGCATTTGCGCAGCGGGATTCATCGAAGCATGTTTACGACAGGCAACCGCGACTGCGGCCAATTGCTCACTCGTCGTGCCATACTCATGCATATGCGCTTGGGCCAACATCGCATAGAAGCCGGGAATAGGTGGCCCATAGGGTCGCTCAAATTGCGCGTGCCCTGCAGTCGACATCGCCTCAATCGCACGGTCACGCGAGAGCCCCGAAAGCATGTTGTCGGCCATCGTGATCAACACCGTATTGCACACGCCAGTGGCGATCGCCGAGGCGGCATGGTGCATGATCGCCAGCGTCGTGCCCCCACCTGTTGCCACGTTGAGGCAATAGCGAGGAAAGATCTGCATGTATTCAGCGATCATTTCTGCATGGTACATGTAAGGCTCGACGAACGAGGTGCAGGTAATGAGGCCGTCAACATCATCTTTCGTGATGCCTGCGTCTTCTAGCGCGAGCTTCGCACCTTTAACATAGAGTTGGGTTGCGCTGAGGTGCGGCACGACGCCGACTTCGGTGTCGGCTGCGCCGACAATCGCGACTTTTCCACGGAGCGAGTCCATTGCTTGCTCCTCCTTTTCTGGTAATCCGCCGTCTGGGTGACATGACGGTTGGCTATCCTATAGCTGCTCTACGCTTGACCTGCAAAGGGCAGGAAAATCTGCTACAGGAACTCCAGCAACCAAGGAGGGCATACGTATGGCAACAACATCCACAGAACAAATCGATTGGAAAGAGGTCAGCGATAAACTACAGAACCTACTTCGTCTCCGTACTTTGCCGATTGGCATGAAGCTGTTTGAGACAGTGGAAGAGATGGAAGCCATTCCCAAGATTCGGCGGCCTAAGAAACATCACACCACCTGTCAGATTGTGACACAAGCACGACAAGTCGGCTGGACGGTGGGTGTCACGGTCGACAACCTCATGCCAGGCAATTGTGGAGCCGTGATCGGGCTCAAAGAAGTCCCTCCCAGTACGCTCGATGGCTCCCAGATGGCTGGAGTGTGGTTCAAAGATAAGGAAGAAGCAGCGAAGCACCAACAAGCGATGACGCGCGTTGCACCAGGGCGATACAATGCCATGGTGGCCTCACCACTTGCGTCTGGGCGACTCAATCCACCAGACATCGCCTTGATTTATGGGACGCCTGGCCAGATGATCTTGTTCATCAATGGCCTACAGTGGAAGGGCTACAAACGCTATCAGTTTGGTGTCGTTGGCGAGAGTGCGTGTTCGGACTCATGGGGTTGTGCTCTCGCAACTGGTGAGCCTTCACTGTCTATTCCGTGTTACGCTGAACGGCGCTATGGGGGCGTGGCCGACGATGAGATGCTCATGGCGTTGCTACCACAACTATTACCAAAAGTGATCGAAGGATTAGAAATGTTATCCAAAGCGGGACTGCGTTACCCGATTCCCAATTACGGTATTCAGATGGACCCCAGCGAAGGACTTGCCGTCAGCTACTCGGATACGGGAAAGCAACGCTAGCTCCGACTACCATCACCAGGCAGGGGCGATAATACCCTGCCTCACTCACTGTCAACTCACCATGACACTCTCCATCGAGAATTGTCACTTCTGACATTATCGTGTGTCAGTTCTGACAGTCGACTATCCTTCTCCCGCCTTCTCTAACTTAATGTTCATATATTGAGCGATGGTGTGACTGCATCCTATTGACATACTGCCGGAAAAATTAGGGAGTAACATCTTGTTGCGCCTCTGCTTTTTCACTCTTGACAAAAGACTCCTTCTTCCGAGAGAGTAGCGTTACGCTATTTAATTGAGAATAAATTCATGGTATTAGTTTTGCAGAATTTAAAAATGGAAGGGAAAGTACAGAATCAAACCAGCGTGAAGTTTCCGCATCCTTCCTCTGTACTACATACTTTTCTTCTTGTAAGGAGTGAGGCTGTGATAATGAAGAGAATGAGCGTGTTGGCCGTTATCCTAGCGGGACTGCTTCATCTGTCTTCCGCTTCTTCTGTGTTCGCAATGACCATGGTTCGCTACGAGGCTGAGAGAGCACAGGTCAATCCACAATATTCGCACACACCGGGTGGATTTACTTTTACGTTTGGTCAAGGAGGTCAGGCAGAAACCTTTGTTTTTGCCCAAGATTTTGCAGGTTGCACCTCAGGTGGCCCGAATTGTGCGCCTGGGTACCTTACGCAGCTTGATGCCCTTGGTACTGCAACACTCAAAGGGGATGCGTGGAGCCAGACGTCTGCTGACAGAGGGTTCCATATTGACATCGAGCTTTCTGGATTGGCCAATATTGGTGGTGTAGGTAGCCCCAAAAAAGAGCTGGTAGACACGGCTTATAGCAACCTCGGAGGTCCGATCGATCCAAACAAGTGGGGCTACTATACGTCGGCGTTTGGGACCCTCGCTGGTTTTGGTACGTACGCAGGCTATGTTGTTTCCATCTCTAATTTCGGACCGCCGTTTCAGATCGGAGACGGCGCCAACGGGAAAAATATCAGCTTTGGCGGATCAGGTTGGTTTGAGGTCAAGAGCAGTAACGTTCCACATTTGACCGCAGGATCCCTTGGAGATGGAAATATCACTCTTACGAATAGAGTCGTCATCAACATTGACGACCCATTGATAGTTCCTGAACCGAGCACGATCCTTCTGCTTAGCAGCGCCTTAATCGGAATGATGTGGTATCGTCATAAGGTCTAGTCATATCGACCTTCTTTCTTTTCCATGCTTGTCGGGGGCGTCGGATACAACGCCCCCAATTTTTTTGCAAAACCAAGTTACCATTCCCTCACCATCATCTACAAACTTGCGAATGCCCGATCAATCCGTTCAAAGCGACGTCGCACAAAATCACGTGCTTCTTCGTGGGTATGAGTATAAAGTTCATTTTTCTTGATCGCCGCGACAACTTTCTCTGCGGCTAATTCCGGCGTCAATACTCGACCTCGCATACTTTGTTGCTCAGCACTGGTTTGCTGCCGCTGTGCTTTTACACCACCAAGTTCTCCTGGGCGGTTGCGCTCGGATTGATTGATGTTGGTTGCTAAAATCATCGGACACAGGACCGACACTCCAATGTCGTGCTCTTTGACATCACGCGCTAAGCACTCAGACAAAGCGACGACACCATATTTGGCTACGCAGTACGCACCAAGACCACGATTAGGAGCAAGTCCAGCAAACGAAGCAGTATTCACGATATGCCCCCCTTGCTTCTGCGCAATCATCCGGTTGAGGAACGCTTCAACTCCATGAATCACTCCCCAGAGATCGACCCGGATCACCCATTCCCAATCTTCGTGTTTCATCTCTTGGATCGGACCAAACACCGCCACTCCAGCATTGTTAAAAACAACGTGCGCTGCACCAAAATGGTCCCATGTTTTCTCTGCTAACGTCTGGACTTGTTTCAGATCCCCTACATCAGTGCGCACGCCAAGACATTCTCCTCCTCGCCCTTGAATCTCTTTCACTGCAGTATCAAGGGCGCCCTGTTCTATATCCGCTAAGACAATGCGCATTTTCTCACGCACAAACGCACGTGCAGTTGCTAGCCCAATACCACTCGC
Coding sequences within it:
- a CDS encoding PEP-CTERM sorting domain-containing protein, which translates into the protein MVLVLQNLKMEGKVQNQTSVKFPHPSSVLHTFLLVRSEAVIMKRMSVLAVILAGLLHLSSASSVFAMTMVRYEAERAQVNPQYSHTPGGFTFTFGQGGQAETFVFAQDFAGCTSGGPNCAPGYLTQLDALGTATLKGDAWSQTSADRGFHIDIELSGLANIGGVGSPKKELVDTAYSNLGGPIDPNKWGYYTSAFGTLAGFGTYAGYVVSISNFGPPFQIGDGANGKNISFGGSGWFEVKSSNVPHLTAGSLGDGNITLTNRVVINIDDPLIVPEPSTILLLSSALIGMMWYRHKV
- a CDS encoding SDR family NAD(P)-dependent oxidoreductase, which codes for MQDLTGRVAVITGGASGIGLATARAFVREKMRIVLADIEQGALDTAVKEIQGRGGECLGVRTDVGDLKQVQTLAEKTWDHFGAAHVVFNNAGVAVFGPIQEMKHEDWEWVIRVDLWGVIHGVEAFLNRMIAQKQGGHIVNTASFAGLAPNRGLGAYCVAKYGVVALSECLARDVKEHDIGVSVLCPMILATNINQSERNRPGELGGVKAQRQQTSAEQQSMRGRVLTPELAAEKVVAAIKKNELYTHTHEEARDFVRRRFERIDRAFASL